A single window of Mycolicibacterium madagascariense DNA harbors:
- a CDS encoding MspA family porin codes for MKRTTRHRLAILAAAGLVGPLTAVAPAALADPPAGPDPAVVPADPDPAVVPAADPGPPPPDDGVVASSPPGVVTTPDGWVLTVAATNETELPVAPLTTALSSREYLVGGTFTGTVTGSGKTKLSGGTLEAGYQIGCGIELGQLRLIGQAGVTVGLGFTGSAAAGGLTGIGLGSVSFPLSGTIEIHPKPGSVSTVTVDKKSFKAAPARVTLKDTHIKVDGCVGQSFLRSYATLTSSTTDTDDVVAYYGVTKSV; via the coding sequence ATGAAACGCACGACGCGCCACCGCCTCGCCATACTCGCCGCCGCCGGTCTGGTCGGGCCACTGACCGCGGTGGCGCCGGCGGCGCTCGCCGATCCGCCTGCTGGTCCGGATCCGGCGGTGGTGCCCGCTGATCCGGATCCGGCGGTGGTGCCTGCTGCTGATCCGGGTCCGCCGCCGCCGGATGACGGTGTGGTGGCGTCCTCGCCGCCGGGGGTGGTGACCACGCCGGACGGGTGGGTGTTGACGGTGGCGGCGACCAATGAGACCGAGTTGCCGGTGGCGCCGTTGACCACGGCGTTGTCCTCGCGGGAGTACCTGGTGGGTGGCACGTTCACCGGGACGGTGACCGGGTCGGGCAAGACCAAGCTCTCCGGGGGCACGTTGGAGGCGGGCTATCAGATCGGGTGTGGCATCGAGTTGGGTCAGTTGCGGTTGATCGGGCAGGCCGGTGTGACGGTGGGTCTGGGCTTCACCGGGAGTGCCGCGGCGGGCGGGTTGACCGGCATCGGTTTGGGCAGTGTGTCGTTCCCGTTGTCGGGGACCATCGAGATCCACCCCAAGCCGGGCTCGGTGTCCACGGTGACGGTGGACAAGAAGTCGTTCAAGGCCGCCCCGGCGCGGGTGACGTTGAAGGACACCCACATCAAGGTCGATGGGTGCGTGGGTCAGTCGTTCCTGCGGTCCTATGCCACGTTGACCAGTTCGACCACCGACACCGATGACGTGGTGGCCTACTACGGCGTCACCAAGTCGGTCTAG
- a CDS encoding TetR/AcrR family transcriptional regulator — MPRPRLYDRDLVLDAAESLAVATGPAGVTTRAVASKAGVSNGAIYHSFGSRADLVAQTWLRAARGFLCVQGDLVEAALSGPAADPVDAVVAAADAPAVYYRRHPQSARLLVRVNRTQLLGDGVSDAVGAELAALDAELVALLVRLARTLWNRGDAAAVDAITLCVVDLPTAFLLSRHRIDDEWARVRLGSAVRATLADGPPPPTTTTKE; from the coding sequence GTGCCCCGGCCCCGCCTCTACGATCGCGATCTGGTGCTCGACGCCGCCGAGTCGCTGGCCGTGGCGACCGGGCCCGCGGGCGTCACCACCCGCGCCGTCGCGAGCAAGGCCGGCGTCTCCAACGGGGCGATCTACCACAGCTTCGGCTCCCGCGCGGACCTCGTCGCCCAGACGTGGTTGCGCGCAGCGCGCGGATTCCTGTGCGTACAGGGCGATCTCGTCGAGGCTGCGCTTTCGGGCCCGGCCGCCGATCCCGTCGACGCCGTCGTCGCGGCGGCCGACGCCCCCGCGGTCTACTACCGCCGCCACCCGCAGTCCGCGCGACTCCTGGTGCGCGTCAACCGAACTCAGCTGCTTGGCGACGGCGTCTCCGACGCGGTGGGCGCCGAACTCGCCGCGCTCGACGCCGAGCTGGTCGCCCTCCTGGTCCGACTGGCACGCACGCTGTGGAACCGTGGGGACGCCGCGGCCGTCGACGCCATCACGCTGTGCGTCGTCGACCTGCCCACCGCGTTCCTCCTGTCGCGCCACCGCATCGACGACGAGTGGGCCCGCGTCCGCCTCGGATCGGCGGTGCGGGCGACTCTCGCCGACGGTCCGCCCCCACCCACCACCACCACCAAGGAGTGA
- a CDS encoding enoyl-CoA hydratase-related protein: MSPTLRHADGIAVLDLGDDENRFSLDFLDAIDAHLDDVIASGATGLVTTGTGKFYSNGLDLDWLMAHGDQMQFYVGRVHALFARILTLPMPTAAALNGHAFGAGAMLAIAHDYRAMRVDRGYFCFPEVDIHIPFTPGMAALIQAKLTPAAAVASMTTGRRFGGADALQTGLVDATAEESAVTATATSFLAPIGAKDQGTLGAIKQTMFGPAVAALTSQG; this comes from the coding sequence GTGTCCCCCACCCTGCGCCACGCCGATGGCATCGCCGTACTCGACCTCGGCGATGACGAGAACCGCTTCTCGCTGGACTTCCTCGACGCGATCGACGCCCACCTCGACGACGTGATCGCCTCTGGCGCAACGGGACTCGTCACCACCGGAACCGGGAAGTTCTACTCCAACGGCCTGGATCTGGACTGGCTGATGGCCCACGGGGATCAGATGCAGTTCTACGTCGGCCGCGTCCACGCGCTGTTCGCCCGCATCCTGACGCTGCCGATGCCGACGGCCGCAGCGCTCAACGGCCACGCCTTCGGCGCGGGGGCCATGCTGGCGATCGCCCACGACTACCGGGCCATGCGCGTCGACCGCGGCTACTTCTGCTTTCCCGAGGTCGACATTCACATCCCCTTCACGCCAGGCATGGCCGCGCTGATCCAGGCCAAGCTGACCCCCGCCGCGGCCGTCGCATCCATGACCACCGGACGCCGCTTCGGCGGCGCCGACGCGCTGCAGACCGGACTGGTGGACGCCACCGCCGAGGAATCCGCCGTGACCGCAACCGCGACCAGTTTCCTCGCGCCCATCGGGGCGAAGGACCAGGGCACGCTCGGCGCCATCAAGCAGACCATGTTCGGCCCTGCGGTCGCCGCGCTGACGAGTCAGGGCTGA
- a CDS encoding CDGSH iron-sulfur domain-containing protein — MLVQGPVRIETPTGEVVESDRFLVAICTCRRSKAYPLCDTSHRRKRRMDDRSDEPST; from the coding sequence ATGCTGGTGCAGGGACCCGTGCGCATCGAGACTCCCACCGGCGAGGTCGTCGAGTCCGACCGCTTCCTGGTCGCCATCTGCACGTGCCGCCGCAGCAAGGCCTACCCACTGTGCGACACCAGCCACCGACGCAAGCGCCGGATGGACGACAGGTCAGACGAGCCCTCGACGTAG
- the tgt gene encoding tRNA guanosine(34) transglycosylase Tgt, whose protein sequence is MSTPPPQYFDVEAELPGTSGRAGVIHTPHGDIRTPAFIAVGTAATVKAVLPESMKSVGAQAILSNAYHLYLQPGPDVVDEAGGLGAFMNWPGPTFTDSGGFQVLSLGVGFKKVLAMDAGRVQADDVIAEGKERLAHVDDDGVTFRSHTDGSLHRFTPEVSIGIQHQLGADIIFAFDELTTLMNTRGYQEDSVRRTHDWAVRCLAEHRRLGVVRADKPPQALFGVVQGAQYEDLRRQAARGLTEIVDAEGRGFDGYGIGGALEKQNLATIVGWVTDELPDDKPRHLLGISEPDDLFAAVAAGADTFDCVSPSRVARNAAVYSPTGRFNITGARYKRDFTPIDADCDCYTCANYTRAYLRHLFKAKEMLSATLCTIHNERFVIRMVDQIRAAIIAGEFDELRDHVLGRYYSTRAQ, encoded by the coding sequence GTGAGCACCCCGCCCCCGCAGTACTTCGACGTCGAGGCTGAGCTCCCGGGAACGTCCGGTAGGGCCGGTGTCATCCACACCCCGCACGGCGACATTCGCACCCCGGCGTTCATCGCCGTCGGCACGGCGGCGACCGTCAAGGCGGTGCTGCCCGAGTCGATGAAGAGCGTTGGGGCACAGGCGATTCTGTCGAATGCCTACCACCTCTACCTGCAGCCGGGGCCGGACGTCGTCGACGAGGCGGGGGGACTCGGGGCGTTCATGAACTGGCCGGGCCCCACGTTCACCGACAGCGGCGGCTTCCAGGTGCTGTCCCTGGGAGTCGGTTTCAAGAAGGTGCTGGCGATGGATGCCGGCCGCGTCCAGGCCGACGACGTGATCGCCGAGGGCAAGGAACGGCTGGCCCACGTCGACGACGACGGGGTGACGTTCCGGTCGCACACCGACGGCTCGCTGCACCGTTTCACCCCCGAGGTGTCGATCGGCATCCAGCATCAGCTCGGGGCGGACATCATCTTCGCGTTCGACGAACTGACCACGTTGATGAATACCCGCGGCTACCAAGAGGATTCGGTGCGGCGCACGCACGACTGGGCGGTTCGGTGCCTCGCCGAACACCGTCGCCTCGGCGTGGTGCGCGCCGACAAGCCGCCGCAGGCGCTGTTCGGCGTCGTGCAGGGCGCGCAGTACGAGGATCTGAGGAGGCAGGCGGCGCGCGGTCTGACCGAGATCGTCGACGCCGAGGGCCGCGGCTTCGACGGCTACGGCATCGGCGGCGCGCTGGAGAAGCAGAACCTCGCGACCATCGTCGGGTGGGTCACCGACGAGCTACCCGACGACAAGCCGCGGCACCTGCTCGGCATCAGCGAGCCCGACGACCTCTTCGCCGCCGTCGCCGCGGGGGCCGACACGTTCGACTGCGTGTCGCCGTCGCGGGTCGCCCGCAACGCCGCGGTGTACTCGCCGACGGGCCGGTTCAACATCACCGGCGCCCGCTACAAACGCGACTTCACCCCCATCGACGCCGACTGCGACTGCTACACCTGCGCCAACTACACGCGGGCCTACCTCCGCCACCTGTTCAAGGCCAAGGAGATGCTGTCCGCCACGCTCTGCACGATCCACAACGAGCGGTTCGTGATCAGGATGGTCGACCAGATCCGTGCGGCGATCATCGCCGGCGAATTCGACGAGCTGCGCGACCACGTGCTGGGTCGGTACTACTCGACGCGCGCACAATAG
- a CDS encoding lipoprotein LpqH, whose translation MRQGLLVVAGGAAIVIVAAAGCSSGEKSSSQSSSSSSSSASSSASSSSSSAQASSGGTKVTIDGQPKDIAGDVVCATAAGHVNVAIGQGTTGIAAVLGDGDSPSVTSVALGNVNGVTLAVAAGQGDATAQKQDKSYKITGNAVGIDMSNPLQPVKKPFELDFTCP comes from the coding sequence ATGAGGCAAGGTCTGCTGGTCGTCGCGGGAGGTGCCGCGATCGTCATCGTCGCCGCGGCGGGGTGTTCGTCGGGGGAGAAGTCGTCATCGCAGTCGAGCTCGAGTTCGTCGTCGTCCGCGTCGTCGTCGGCGTCGAGCAGTTCGAGTTCGGCGCAGGCGAGTTCGGGTGGCACCAAGGTCACGATCGACGGTCAGCCCAAGGACATCGCCGGCGACGTCGTGTGCGCCACGGCGGCCGGCCACGTCAACGTCGCGATCGGCCAGGGCACGACGGGTATCGCCGCCGTGCTCGGCGACGGGGACTCACCGTCGGTCACGTCGGTCGCACTGGGCAACGTCAACGGCGTCACGCTCGCGGTGGCGGCCGGCCAGGGTGATGCGACCGCGCAGAAGCAGGACAAGAGCTACAAGATCACCGGCAACGCCGTCGGCATCGACATGTCGAACCCGCTGCAGCCGGTGAAGAAGCCCTTCGAGCTGGACTTCACCTGCCCCTAG
- a CDS encoding Ms4533A family Cys-rich leader peptide, whose product MSTTSGSTPGHVLALIAVGQCAVADVLCCR is encoded by the coding sequence ATGTCCACAACGTCCGGCAGCACTCCGGGCCACGTCCTCGCGCTCATCGCGGTGGGACAGTGCGCGGTTGCCGACGTTCTCTGTTGCCGCTGA
- a CDS encoding MspA family porin — protein sequence MKNIATLAAVCIAIPVGTAPAALADPPPPDPAVEPAADPAGPPPPPVDTGAVPSAAPGILDTPDGWHLSVVGSNETQLPVAPLTTAISSREYLISGTFTGTISGAGKTTLAGGSLEAGEQIGCGIISDETEINPGANVTPGIAAGFLPSFSAGLSLQGKVYLKPGTVTTVALDKKTFKGKTTRITLTGVRVKTDTCAGQSFIRSYATLTSSTDNTDDVITYLGVTKSV from the coding sequence GTGAAGAACATCGCCACGCTGGCTGCCGTGTGCATAGCGATACCCGTTGGCACGGCGCCCGCCGCGTTGGCCGACCCCCCGCCGCCGGACCCGGCCGTGGAACCCGCCGCCGATCCGGCGGGCCCGCCGCCTCCTCCGGTGGACACCGGCGCGGTGCCCTCGGCGGCACCCGGGATCCTGGACACCCCCGACGGGTGGCACCTCAGCGTGGTGGGCAGCAACGAGACTCAGCTGCCGGTGGCGCCGTTGACGACGGCGATCTCCTCGCGGGAGTACCTGATCTCGGGCACGTTCACCGGCACGATCAGCGGAGCGGGCAAGACCACCCTGGCCGGTGGCTCGCTGGAAGCCGGCGAGCAAATCGGTTGCGGCATCATCTCCGACGAGACGGAGATCAACCCGGGCGCCAACGTCACCCCGGGTATCGCGGCCGGCTTCCTGCCGTCGTTCAGCGCCGGTCTGAGCCTGCAGGGCAAGGTCTACCTCAAGCCGGGCACGGTCACCACGGTCGCGCTGGACAAGAAGACGTTCAAGGGCAAGACCACCCGCATCACCCTGACGGGCGTGCGGGTCAAGACCGACACCTGCGCCGGCCAGTCGTTCATCCGCTCGTACGCGACGCTGACCAGTTCCACCGACAACACCGACGACGTCATCACCTACCTCGGTGTCACGAAGTCCGTTTAG
- a CDS encoding DUF3072 domain-containing protein: MTNSDTTNGTMNDDAQAPNETAEKDTSDWVTGGEPMTGPQRSYLQTLAQEAKRDLPDGLTKAEASDLIDELQQETGRGQG; the protein is encoded by the coding sequence ATGACGAACAGTGACACCACCAACGGAACCATGAACGACGACGCTCAGGCGCCGAACGAGACCGCCGAGAAGGACACCTCGGACTGGGTGACCGGCGGCGAGCCGATGACCGGTCCGCAGCGGTCCTACCTGCAGACGCTGGCCCAGGAGGCCAAGCGCGATCTGCCCGACGGGTTGACGAAGGCCGAGGCGTCGGACCTCATCGACGAGCTGCAGCAGGAAACCGGTCGGGGCCAGGGGTGA
- a CDS encoding iron-containing redox enzyme family protein: MTLATPTLAPSLPTAVGPLSAAVLDTITGRPSRRGLYRIDAPLGDSDPYGLDLQLALHVCYELHYRGFDGVDTRWEWNPALLHLRAALEDRFEEALVREVGEIGPDETAAAEMAALSIEPVDGQGLSYHLRDEGTWEQMLEYFVHRSIYHLKEADPHAWLIPRLTGHAKAAFVAVEFDEYGAGHGDRLHQRLFCDLLGAAHLDDGYLAYLDHVPAESLTVVNLMSMFGLHRGWRGAAVGHFASTEITSPPGSHRLVQALQRLGAPAACVRFYAEHVEADAVHEQVVRTDVVGDLLANEPQLDRDVVFGIRARDLVEERLADHMTDSWAAGRSSLRRGLV; encoded by the coding sequence GTGACACTCGCTACTCCCACTCTCGCTCCGTCGCTGCCCACCGCGGTCGGCCCGCTGTCGGCCGCCGTGCTGGACACCATCACCGGCCGTCCGTCGCGACGCGGCCTGTACCGCATCGACGCGCCGCTGGGCGATTCCGACCCCTACGGCCTCGACCTGCAGCTGGCGCTGCACGTCTGCTACGAACTGCACTACCGCGGCTTCGACGGCGTCGACACCCGGTGGGAATGGAACCCCGCGCTGCTGCACCTGCGGGCGGCGCTGGAGGACCGCTTCGAGGAGGCCCTCGTCCGGGAGGTCGGCGAGATCGGTCCCGACGAGACCGCGGCGGCCGAGATGGCCGCGCTCTCGATCGAACCCGTTGACGGACAAGGTCTTTCGTACCACCTGCGCGACGAGGGCACGTGGGAGCAGATGCTCGAGTACTTCGTGCACCGGTCGATCTACCACCTCAAGGAAGCCGATCCGCACGCCTGGCTCATTCCCCGGCTCACCGGACACGCGAAGGCCGCGTTCGTGGCCGTCGAGTTCGACGAGTACGGCGCGGGTCACGGCGACCGGCTCCACCAGCGGCTGTTCTGCGATCTGCTCGGAGCCGCGCACCTCGACGACGGTTACCTGGCCTACCTCGACCACGTTCCCGCGGAGTCGTTGACCGTGGTGAACCTGATGTCGATGTTCGGGCTGCACCGCGGTTGGCGCGGCGCCGCGGTCGGTCACTTCGCGTCGACGGAGATCACCTCGCCGCCCGGGTCGCACCGGCTGGTGCAGGCCCTGCAGCGGCTGGGCGCACCGGCCGCCTGCGTGCGGTTCTACGCCGAGCACGTCGAGGCCGACGCCGTGCACGAACAGGTGGTCCGCACCGACGTCGTGGGTGACCTGCTGGCCAACGAGCCGCAGCTGGATCGCGACGTGGTGTTCGGCATCCGCGCCCGCGACCTGGTCGAGGAGCGCCTCGCGGACCACATGACCGACAGCTGGGCGGCCGGGCGTAGTTCGCTACGTCGAGGGCTCGTCTGA
- a CDS encoding ferritin-like domain-containing protein: MTTTSINTLIAQLRAVLDLTNTEIQVAETRVVQARTEAVRKELSQNAANGRARAESIESAIRDLGGHPDVIGPFFGRAAAAVKALTEQAQPFDEALLGDLALEHQLFDRARYIKALAVAAKQPDVEALATRLITAHSATIDWLTTVLAEDALGGPAALRRTPLQAAAGAAIQIVNVPMNWSVRGIDRAVETVRATPLAIGELLNRGKQAGDLAAKTLATSRDAALETAERVMRDGGAEQSADVVHAVRTAAGVLDASELPIDGYDELNVSQAVAAIKELTEPSDVRTILAFEETHKQRQGVVSAAQARIAAIAQEVVGIS, translated from the coding sequence ATGACGACCACCAGCATCAATACCCTCATTGCCCAGCTGCGCGCCGTGTTGGATCTCACCAACACCGAGATTCAGGTAGCCGAGACCCGCGTGGTGCAGGCCCGCACCGAGGCCGTGCGCAAGGAACTCAGCCAGAACGCCGCCAACGGGCGCGCGCGGGCGGAGTCCATCGAGTCAGCCATCCGCGACCTGGGTGGCCATCCCGACGTGATCGGGCCGTTCTTCGGGCGCGCCGCCGCCGCGGTCAAGGCACTCACCGAGCAGGCGCAGCCGTTCGACGAGGCGCTCCTGGGCGACCTCGCGCTCGAGCACCAGCTGTTCGACCGTGCCCGCTACATCAAGGCCCTGGCCGTGGCCGCCAAGCAGCCCGACGTCGAGGCGCTGGCCACCCGGCTCATCACCGCGCACTCGGCGACCATCGACTGGCTCACCACCGTCCTCGCCGAGGACGCCCTCGGTGGACCCGCCGCGCTGCGCCGCACGCCGCTGCAGGCCGCCGCGGGCGCGGCAATTCAGATCGTCAACGTGCCGATGAACTGGTCGGTGCGCGGGATCGACCGCGCCGTGGAGACCGTGCGCGCGACCCCGCTGGCCATCGGCGAACTGCTCAACCGCGGCAAGCAGGCCGGCGATCTGGCCGCCAAGACGCTGGCGACCTCTCGCGACGCGGCCCTCGAGACCGCCGAGCGCGTCATGCGTGACGGTGGCGCCGAGCAGTCGGCCGACGTCGTGCACGCCGTGCGGACCGCGGCGGGCGTCCTCGACGCCTCCGAGCTGCCGATCGACGGCTATGACGAGCTCAACGTGAGCCAGGCCGTCGCCGCGATCAAGGAGCTGACCGAGCCGTCCGACGTGCGGACCATCCTCGCGTTCGAGGAGACGCACAAGCAGCGTCAGGGCGTCGTTTCCGCCGCGCAGGCGCGCATCGCCGCGATCGCGCAGGAAGTCGTCGGCATCAGCTAG
- a CDS encoding haloalkane dehalogenase, producing MESLRTPDARFAGLTDFPYSPRYCEVDDQEGGRLRVAWVEDGPADADPVLLLHGEPSWSYLYRRMMPILVAAGHRVVCPDLVGFGRSDKPTAIADHSYARHVEWMRAVAFDELDLQRATLVGQDWGGLIGLRLAAEHPERFARIVVANTGLPTGDLPMPEIWWQFRKAIQELPQIEVGRFVQSGCARPMSDEVRAAYDAPFPDDSYCAGPRAMPGLVPTSPDDPASAANRAAWKTLSDSPTPMLVAFSDGDPITGAMAPIFVEQMRGARGVEHPTIHDAGHFLQEDAGEELAEAIVRFLM from the coding sequence ATGGAGTCGTTGCGCACCCCCGACGCCCGCTTTGCCGGCCTGACGGACTTTCCCTACTCCCCGCGGTACTGCGAGGTCGACGACCAAGAGGGTGGGCGGCTGCGCGTCGCGTGGGTGGAGGACGGTCCCGCGGACGCCGACCCGGTGCTGCTCCTGCACGGCGAACCGTCGTGGTCGTACCTGTACCGCCGCATGATGCCGATCCTGGTGGCCGCCGGACACCGCGTCGTCTGCCCGGATCTGGTCGGGTTCGGCCGCTCGGACAAGCCCACCGCCATCGCCGACCACAGCTACGCGCGGCACGTCGAGTGGATGCGGGCCGTCGCCTTCGACGAGCTCGACCTGCAGCGGGCGACGCTCGTCGGTCAGGACTGGGGCGGTCTCATCGGATTGCGCCTCGCGGCCGAACACCCCGAACGGTTCGCGCGGATCGTGGTCGCCAACACCGGCCTGCCGACGGGCGACCTGCCGATGCCCGAGATCTGGTGGCAGTTCCGCAAGGCCATCCAGGAGCTGCCGCAGATCGAGGTGGGCCGGTTCGTGCAGTCCGGCTGCGCGCGCCCCATGAGCGACGAGGTGCGCGCCGCCTACGACGCGCCCTTCCCCGACGACTCCTACTGCGCGGGCCCCCGCGCGATGCCGGGGCTGGTGCCGACGTCGCCGGACGATCCCGCCAGCGCGGCGAATCGAGCGGCGTGGAAGACGTTGTCGGACAGCCCGACTCCGATGTTGGTGGCCTTCAGCGACGGTGATCCGATCACCGGCGCGATGGCGCCCATCTTCGTCGAGCAGATGCGCGGCGCGCGGGGCGTGGAGCATCCCACGATCCACGATGCCGGACACTTCCTGCAGGAGGACGCGGGGGAGGAGCTCGCCGAGGCGATCGTGCGCTTCCTGATGTGA
- a CDS encoding YqjF family protein, whose amino-acid sequence MSGSLPAGFATTAPPLPRPVFTRQRWSDLVFLHWRVDPDAVAALFPPGTRPDVFDGATYVGLVPFAMSDVALGAPWSIPYFGRFLETNVRLYSVDDDGRHGVLFRSLETSRLAVVPVTRVGLGTPYTWARMRSARTGDRLTYESHRRLPRRGLHSLVSVDVGAAVAPTPLQTWLTARRGAHTRTMGRTWWVPNEHPPFDLFSADVVTLDDDLVTAAGVTTVGEPLPALYSPGVWARFGRPTALGRDPVQP is encoded by the coding sequence GTGAGCGGTTCGCTGCCCGCCGGCTTCGCGACGACCGCGCCGCCGCTGCCGCGGCCCGTGTTCACCCGGCAGCGGTGGAGCGACTTGGTCTTCCTGCACTGGCGGGTCGACCCCGACGCGGTGGCAGCGCTGTTCCCGCCGGGGACGCGTCCCGACGTCTTCGACGGGGCGACGTACGTCGGGCTGGTGCCCTTCGCGATGAGTGACGTAGCGCTGGGTGCGCCGTGGTCGATCCCCTACTTCGGACGCTTCCTCGAGACCAACGTCCGGCTGTACTCCGTGGACGACGACGGCCGCCACGGCGTGCTGTTCAGGTCGTTGGAGACGTCTCGGCTGGCCGTCGTGCCCGTGACCCGGGTGGGTCTCGGCACGCCCTACACCTGGGCCAGGATGCGCTCGGCCCGCACGGGTGACCGGTTGACCTACGAGAGCCACCGCCGACTGCCCCGGCGGGGACTGCACAGCCTGGTGTCCGTGGACGTCGGCGCCGCGGTCGCTCCCACCCCGCTTCAGACGTGGCTGACGGCGCGCCGGGGCGCGCACACCCGGACGATGGGCCGCACGTGGTGGGTGCCCAACGAACACCCGCCGTTCGACCTGTTCTCCGCCGACGTCGTGACGCTGGACGACGATCTGGTGACCGCCGCCGGCGTGACGACCGTCGGCGAACCGCTGCCCGCGCTGTACTCACCCGGGGTGTGGGCGCGCTTCGGACGGCCGACGGCCTTGGGGCGCGACCCGGTTCAGCCCTGA